The following are from one region of the Noviherbaspirillum sedimenti genome:
- a CDS encoding dihydroorotase produces MNILIKGGRLIDPANAIDAQQDVYVADGKIAAIGAAPGGFVADRTIDAQGLLVVPGLVDLSARLREPGYEHKATLESEMQAAVQGGVTSLVCPPDTDPVLDEPGLVEMLKHRARLLNQAHVYPLGALTAGLKGEALTEMAELTEAGCIGFSQADQTIFDTNVLLRAMQYAQTFGYTVWLRPQDPHLGRDGIAHSGAVASRLGLSGVPVMAETVALHTIFELMRVTGARVHLCRMSSAAGLELVRAAKKEGLPVSCDVGVHHVHLIDMDIGFFDANARMTPPLRAQRDRDAIRQALADGTIDAICSDHTPVDDDEKLLPFGEATPGATGLELLLSLTLKWSEETDSLEPLRAIAKITSDAARVAGLAAGSLGVGSIADICLFDPAARWKVAAKALASQGKHTPFLGYELAGQVRATIVAGHLAFERGLA; encoded by the coding sequence ATGAATATTTTAATTAAAGGTGGCCGCCTGATCGACCCGGCCAACGCCATCGATGCGCAACAGGATGTCTATGTCGCCGACGGAAAAATTGCCGCTATCGGCGCGGCCCCTGGCGGATTTGTCGCCGACCGCACTATCGATGCGCAAGGCTTGCTGGTGGTGCCCGGCCTGGTGGACCTGAGCGCGCGCCTGCGCGAACCCGGCTATGAACACAAGGCGACCCTGGAATCGGAAATGCAGGCAGCGGTGCAGGGGGGCGTCACCAGCCTGGTGTGTCCGCCGGATACCGACCCCGTGCTGGACGAGCCGGGGCTGGTGGAAATGCTCAAGCACCGCGCCCGTCTCCTGAACCAGGCGCATGTCTATCCGCTCGGCGCGCTTACTGCCGGCCTGAAGGGCGAGGCGCTGACCGAGATGGCGGAATTGACCGAAGCGGGCTGTATCGGTTTTTCGCAGGCCGACCAGACGATTTTCGACACCAACGTACTGCTGCGGGCCATGCAGTATGCGCAAACTTTCGGCTACACGGTGTGGCTGCGTCCGCAGGACCCGCACCTGGGGCGTGACGGCATTGCCCACAGCGGCGCGGTGGCGTCGCGCCTGGGTCTGTCGGGCGTGCCGGTGATGGCCGAGACAGTCGCCCTGCATACGATTTTCGAATTGATGCGCGTCACGGGCGCGCGCGTGCACCTGTGCCGCATGTCGTCTGCCGCCGGGCTGGAGTTGGTGCGCGCGGCCAAGAAGGAGGGCTTGCCAGTCAGCTGCGACGTCGGCGTGCACCACGTCCACCTGATCGACATGGATATCGGCTTTTTCGACGCCAATGCGCGCATGACGCCGCCGCTGCGCGCCCAGCGCGACCGCGATGCGATCCGCCAGGCCCTGGCCGACGGCACCATCGACGCCATCTGCTCGGATCATACGCCGGTCGATGACGATGAAAAATTGCTGCCGTTCGGCGAGGCGACGCCCGGCGCCACCGGCCTGGAACTGCTGCTGTCGCTGACCTTGAAGTGGAGCGAGGAGACGGACTCGCTGGAGCCGTTGCGCGCAATTGCCAAGATCACCAGCGATGCTGCGCGTGTTGCCGGCCTGGCGGCTGGCAGCCTTGGCGTGGGCAGTATTGCCGACATCTGCCTGTTCGATCCGGCCGCGCGCTGGAAAGTGGCGGCGAAGGCGCTCGCCAGCCAGGGCAAGCATACGCCGTTCCTCGGCTATGAACTGGCCGGCCAGGTGCGCGCGACCATCGTCGCCGGCCACCTTGCTTTCGAGCGGGGACTTGCTTGA
- a CDS encoding phosphomannomutase/phosphoglucomutase — translation MLKLTQSIFKAYDIRGIVGKTLDAAIARQIGQAFGSAVRARGEKNVVIGRDGRLSGPELASALAAGLQSAGVDVIDLGVVATPLVYFGTHMLDAQSGIMVTGSHNPPDYNGFKMVLGSEAIYGDTIQALYQAIVKGEFAIGAGSYRQHDIRDAYLQRIVGDVKLARPMKIAVDCGNGVAGAFAGDLYRAMGCEVTELFCEVDGNFPNHHPDPAHPENLQDLIRCVQQGDAEIGLAFDGDGDRLGVVTKDGQIIFPDRQLMLFAEDVLLRNPGQQILYDVKCTRHLAPWIAQRGGQPLMWKTGHSLVKAKMRETGAPLGGEMSGHVFFKDRWYGFDDGLYAGARMLELLSRQQDPSAILNALPQSASTPELQLQLQEGENFALIGKLQGEARFPGSDQTITIDGLRVEYPDGFGLARSSNTTPVIVMRFEAESPQALQRIQGEFKRVILAAKPDAALPF, via the coding sequence ATGTTGAAACTCACCCAAAGTATCTTCAAGGCTTACGATATCCGCGGTATCGTCGGCAAAACCCTGGATGCCGCGATTGCGCGGCAAATCGGCCAGGCATTCGGCAGTGCGGTGCGCGCCAGGGGCGAAAAAAATGTCGTGATCGGTCGCGATGGCCGCCTGTCCGGCCCGGAACTGGCCAGCGCCCTGGCCGCCGGCTTACAGTCCGCCGGGGTCGATGTGATCGATCTTGGCGTGGTGGCCACCCCGCTGGTTTATTTTGGCACGCACATGCTGGATGCCCAGTCCGGCATCATGGTAACCGGCAGCCACAATCCGCCGGATTACAACGGTTTCAAGATGGTGCTGGGCAGTGAGGCGATCTACGGCGACACCATCCAGGCGCTGTATCAGGCGATCGTCAAGGGCGAGTTTGCCATCGGCGCCGGCAGCTATCGCCAGCACGATATCAGGGATGCCTACCTGCAGCGCATCGTCGGTGACGTCAAGCTGGCGCGGCCGATGAAGATCGCCGTCGATTGCGGCAATGGTGTGGCCGGCGCTTTTGCCGGGGACTTGTATCGCGCCATGGGTTGCGAAGTGACCGAATTGTTTTGCGAGGTCGATGGCAATTTCCCCAACCACCATCCCGATCCGGCGCATCCGGAAAACCTGCAGGACCTGATTCGTTGTGTGCAACAGGGCGATGCTGAAATCGGCCTGGCTTTCGACGGCGACGGCGACCGCCTGGGCGTGGTGACCAAGGATGGCCAGATCATTTTCCCGGACCGGCAATTGATGTTGTTCGCCGAGGACGTGCTGTTGCGCAATCCGGGCCAGCAAATCCTCTATGACGTCAAATGCACGCGCCACCTGGCGCCCTGGATCGCGCAGCGCGGCGGCCAGCCGCTGATGTGGAAAACCGGTCATTCGCTGGTCAAGGCCAAGATGCGCGAGACTGGCGCCCCGCTGGGCGGCGAGATGAGCGGCCATGTCTTCTTCAAGGATCGCTGGTACGGCTTCGACGATGGCTTGTATGCCGGCGCGCGCATGCTGGAGCTCCTGAGCCGGCAGCAGGATCCCTCGGCCATCCTGAACGCCTTGCCGCAATCGGCGTCGACGCCGGAACTGCAGCTGCAATTGCAGGAAGGGGAAAATTTTGCGCTGATCGGCAAGCTGCAAGGCGAGGCGCGCTTCCCGGGCTCGGACCAGACCATCACCATCGACGGCTTGCGCGTCGAATACCCGGATGGCTTTGGCCTGGCGCGTTCGTCCAACACCACGCCGGTGATCGTGATGCGCTTCGAAGCCGAATCGCCGCAAGCCCTGCAGCGCATCCAGGGCGAATTCAAGCGTGTGATCCTGGCCGCCAAGCCCGACGCCGCCCTGCCGTTCTGA
- a CDS encoding symmetrical bis(5'-nucleosyl)-tetraphosphatase yields the protein MSTYAIGDLQGCRPSLSLLLEKIEKESPQASLIFVGDLVNRGPQSLQTLHTIRSLGTRATALLGNHDLHLLAVSQGIRKAHANDTLDDILQAPDRDDWLDWVRRRPLAHLENGYLMVHAGVLPQWTVAQTLSLAQEVESVLRGPDWADFLREMYGNQPAQWDNALTGTDRLRCIVNALTRIRYCTPDGAMELSNKEAFGPHLAGFTPWFDMPGRRSADTTIVFGHWSTLGLIQRPNLIGLDTGCVWGGKLSAIRLEDRTLVQVSCPQYQQPG from the coding sequence ATGTCCACCTATGCCATCGGTGACCTGCAAGGCTGCCGCCCCAGCCTGAGCTTGCTGCTTGAGAAAATTGAAAAGGAAAGTCCGCAAGCCAGCCTGATCTTCGTCGGCGACCTAGTCAACCGCGGACCGCAATCGCTGCAAACGCTGCACACCATCCGCAGCCTGGGCACGCGCGCCACCGCCTTGCTGGGCAATCATGACCTGCATTTGCTGGCAGTGTCGCAGGGCATTCGCAAGGCCCACGCCAACGATACCCTGGACGACATCCTGCAGGCGCCCGACCGCGACGACTGGCTCGACTGGGTGCGCCGGCGGCCCTTGGCGCATCTGGAAAACGGCTACCTGATGGTCCATGCCGGCGTCCTGCCGCAATGGACGGTGGCGCAAACCCTGAGCCTGGCGCAAGAGGTTGAAAGCGTACTGCGCGGACCGGACTGGGCCGATTTCCTGCGCGAGATGTATGGCAACCAGCCGGCACAATGGGACAATGCCTTGACCGGCACCGACCGCCTGCGCTGCATCGTCAATGCCCTGACCCGCATCCGTTATTGCACACCCGACGGCGCCATGGAATTGAGCAACAAGGAAGCATTCGGGCCACATCTGGCAGGCTTTACGCCCTGGTTCGACATGCCGGGGCGCCGCAGCGCCGATACGACCATTGTGTTCGGCCATTGGTCCACGCTCGGCCTGATCCAGCGGCCGAACCTGATCGGCCTGGATACCGGTTGCGTATGGGGCGGCAAGCTGAGCGCAATACGCCTGGAGGACCGTACCCTCGTTCAGGTGAGCTGCCCGCAATACCAGCAACCCGGCTGA
- a CDS encoding efflux transporter outer membrane subunit, which yields MIKSSLLLLSASLMAGCTLAPRYERPQAPVAANYPAEAAGTAARPVELGWREFFADARLQALIAAALENNRDLRTAALRIDEARALYNIQSADLLPTLNGQVSNSNARVPVTLSPTGLSTVSRSYQVGLSLTSFELDFFGRIRSLNDAALAQYLATAEARQAAHIGLVAETAKAYLAERAFDEQYVLAQKTLEGRESAYRLAKQRFDVGASSALDLRLNETLVGSARVALATLARQRAQAANALALLVGKPMTDLPTAQMLNSQGIVAELPAGLPSDLLTQRPDIRAAEQRLIATNANIGAARAAFFPRISLTAGVGTASNTLSGLFDAGSRTWSFVPQLAIPIFDAGRNSNSLDLAHVRKHIAVADYEKSVQVAFREVADALAARATLNEQLDAQRSVGEAQADRLRLADLRFKNGVASSLEVLDAQRELFNAEQALVQTRLLRLTNAIDLYRALGGGLQENAASAAK from the coding sequence ATGATCAAATCAAGCCTTTTACTGTTGAGCGCCAGCCTCATGGCCGGCTGCACGCTGGCGCCGCGCTACGAGAGACCGCAGGCGCCGGTGGCGGCCAACTACCCGGCAGAGGCAGCCGGCACGGCAGCCAGGCCCGTTGAACTTGGCTGGCGCGAATTCTTCGCCGATGCGCGCCTGCAGGCGCTGATTGCCGCCGCCCTGGAAAACAACCGCGACTTGCGCACAGCGGCGCTGCGCATCGACGAGGCACGCGCGCTCTACAATATCCAGTCGGCCGATCTCCTGCCCACCCTGAACGGCCAGGTGTCGAACTCGAACGCGCGGGTGCCGGTAACGCTGTCGCCCACCGGCCTGTCGACGGTCAGCCGCAGCTACCAGGTCGGCCTGAGCCTGACCTCCTTCGAGCTGGATTTCTTCGGCCGGATAAGGAGCCTGAATGACGCGGCGCTGGCGCAATACCTGGCCACCGCCGAGGCGCGCCAGGCGGCCCATATCGGCCTGGTAGCCGAAACGGCCAAGGCATACCTGGCCGAACGCGCCTTCGATGAACAATACGTGCTGGCGCAAAAAACCCTGGAAGGCCGCGAATCCGCTTACCGACTGGCAAAACAGCGCTTCGATGTCGGCGCCTCGTCCGCGCTTGATCTGCGTCTGAATGAAACCCTGGTCGGCTCGGCACGGGTGGCACTGGCAACGCTGGCGCGGCAGCGCGCGCAAGCCGCCAATGCGCTGGCGCTGCTGGTAGGTAAACCTATGACAGATTTGCCGACGGCACAGATGCTGAATTCGCAAGGGATCGTGGCGGAACTGCCGGCCGGCCTGCCCTCGGACTTGCTGACGCAGCGCCCCGACATCCGCGCCGCCGAACAGCGCCTGATTGCCACCAACGCCAACATCGGCGCCGCCCGCGCCGCCTTCTTCCCGCGCATTTCCCTGACCGCGGGAGTAGGCACCGCCAGCAATACACTGTCCGGCCTGTTCGATGCCGGTTCGCGCACCTGGTCATTTGTGCCGCAACTGGCCATACCGATTTTCGATGCCGGCCGCAACAGCAACAGCCTGGATCTTGCGCACGTACGCAAGCATATCGCCGTGGCCGATTATGAAAAATCGGTCCAGGTGGCATTCCGCGAAGTCGCTGACGCCCTGGCGGCGCGCGCCACCTTGAATGAGCAGCTGGACGCCCAGCGCAGCGTGGGCGAAGCGCAGGCCGATCGTCTGCGCCTGGCCGACCTGCGCTTCAAGAATGGCGTGGCCAGTTCGCTGGAAGTACTGGACGCGCAGCGCGAATTGTTTAACGCCGAACAGGCGCTGGTGCAAACCCGGCTGCTACGGCTGACCAATGCAATCGACCTGTACCGGGCACTGGGCGGCGGCCTGCAGGAAAATGCCGCCAGCGCTGCAAAATAA
- a CDS encoding polysaccharide biosynthesis protein, with protein sequence MKAFLDLPRFYKKLIAVAADLVFLPLAFYLAIIMRYEGMTMDLFKQYVWLILAAPAVSIPIFIKLGLYRAVVRFIDHKIVYVVISGVTLAVMIMAALVTMIHHVGLSRGALGIYWVIAILYVVASRFVARSYFLHASFAGTDRPRVAIYGAGQGGTQLLGALRAGQDYLPVAFIDDKAELHGTTIGGIKVFPSTHLAAMVARKKINGVVLAMPSVTKAQQKHIIDRLEPLKLKTWVMPPMENLMSGTSRAQDVREIDIEDLLGRDPVAPDAALISKCITGKTVMVSGAGGSIGGELCRQILKQRPDRLILLELSEFALYSIEQELQGLQKSLRLEIEVLPFLGSVLEQEKCERIMRNFSVETIYHAAAYKHVPLVEHNPIDGIRNNALGTLSLARAAIAAGVKCFVLISTDKAVRPTNVMGSTKRLAELVMQAFARQQKTTRFCMVRFGNVLGSSGSVVPLFRKQIMAGGPITLTHPEITRYFMTIPEAAQLVLQAGAMGDGGDVFVLDMGEPVKIVDMARRMVHLSGLEVKSDESPDGTIEIRHVGLRPGEKLYEELLIGSNVEGTEHPLILRAKEAEIPWGLLQELLGKLEAACARYDHEEVRALLLQIVPGYAPQCGIEDLIWRTKNDLLFLGKATLH encoded by the coding sequence ATGAAAGCGTTCCTTGACTTACCACGGTTTTATAAAAAACTGATTGCCGTGGCGGCAGACCTGGTGTTTTTGCCGCTGGCATTTTACCTGGCCATTATCATGCGCTATGAGGGCATGACCATGGACTTGTTCAAGCAATACGTCTGGCTGATCCTGGCGGCGCCTGCAGTCTCCATTCCGATTTTCATCAAGTTGGGCTTGTACCGCGCCGTAGTGCGCTTCATCGACCACAAGATCGTGTATGTGGTGATCAGCGGCGTGACCCTGGCGGTCATGATCATGGCGGCACTCGTAACAATGATCCATCATGTCGGCTTATCGCGTGGGGCGCTGGGCATTTACTGGGTAATCGCCATTCTGTATGTCGTGGCTAGCCGCTTCGTGGCGCGTAGTTATTTTTTGCATGCAAGTTTTGCTGGCACTGATCGTCCGCGCGTGGCCATTTATGGCGCCGGCCAGGGTGGCACCCAATTGCTGGGGGCGCTACGTGCCGGCCAGGATTACTTGCCGGTGGCATTCATTGACGACAAGGCTGAATTGCACGGAACGACCATCGGCGGCATCAAGGTCTTTCCTTCCACCCACCTGGCTGCCATGGTCGCCAGAAAAAAAATCAACGGTGTCGTGCTGGCCATGCCATCGGTGACAAAGGCACAGCAAAAACACATCATCGATCGCCTGGAACCCTTGAAGCTCAAGACCTGGGTCATGCCGCCGATGGAAAATCTGATGTCGGGTACTTCGCGGGCACAGGATGTGCGGGAAATCGACATCGAGGACTTGTTGGGGCGCGATCCGGTGGCGCCGGATGCTGCCCTGATTTCAAAGTGCATTACCGGAAAAACCGTCATGGTCAGCGGCGCAGGCGGTTCGATTGGTGGCGAATTGTGCCGGCAAATTCTCAAGCAACGGCCCGATCGCCTGATTCTGCTGGAATTGTCGGAATTCGCGCTCTATTCGATCGAACAGGAATTGCAGGGATTGCAAAAAAGCTTGCGCCTTGAAATTGAAGTGCTGCCTTTTCTGGGGTCGGTGCTGGAGCAGGAAAAATGCGAGCGCATCATGCGCAATTTTTCCGTGGAAACCATTTACCATGCCGCCGCCTACAAACATGTGCCGCTGGTCGAGCACAATCCGATCGACGGCATTCGCAACAATGCACTGGGTACGCTGAGCCTGGCACGGGCGGCAATCGCCGCAGGGGTGAAATGCTTCGTGTTGATTTCCACCGACAAGGCGGTGCGTCCAACCAATGTCATGGGTTCGACCAAACGCCTGGCGGAATTGGTGATGCAAGCCTTCGCCCGCCAGCAAAAAACTACCCGCTTTTGCATGGTTCGATTCGGCAATGTGCTTGGTTCGTCCGGATCGGTGGTGCCGCTGTTCCGCAAGCAAATCATGGCGGGTGGCCCGATCACGCTGACCCATCCGGAAATCACCCGTTATTTCATGACCATCCCGGAAGCCGCGCAACTGGTGCTGCAGGCCGGCGCCATGGGCGACGGTGGCGATGTGTTCGTGCTCGACATGGGGGAGCCGGTGAAAATCGTCGACATGGCCAGGCGCATGGTGCATTTGAGCGGCCTGGAAGTCAAAAGCGATGAGTCGCCGGACGGCACCATCGAAATTCGCCATGTCGGCTTGCGCCCCGGCGAAAAGCTGTATGAAGAATTGCTGATTGGCTCGAATGTCGAGGGCACCGAACATCCGCTCATCCTGCGCGCGAAGGAAGCGGAAATTCCCTGGGGCTTGCTGCAGGAACTGCTCGGCAAGCTGGAAGCTGCCTGTGCTCGTTACGACCATGAGGAAGTGCGTGCATTGCTGTTGCAGATCGTGCCTGGCTACGCGCCGCAATGCGGTATCGAAGACCTGATTTGGCGTACCAAAAACGATTTATTGTTTTTGGGGAAAGCAACCCTGCATTGA
- a CDS encoding lysophospholipid acyltransferase family protein: MTALRLARICLHLLAGLLTCALVFPFAGETGRARCIRRWSVKLLGLCQVEVELIDAAVGATPSHALIVANHISWLDIFVINSWHPCRFVAKADIRAWPLLGWLCEKSGTIFIERGSLRAVRHIYAGLVHRLRDGERVAFFPEGTTSVQGSVLPFHSNLFESAIEAQVPVQPFALRYLSVEGEPGRFGEASRFHPAVTFIDDMTFVESLLVILKGGRIRAELVRLPLIETAGGHRRDLAQAAQRAIAAEVAAAEGLRAA; encoded by the coding sequence TTGACGGCCCTGCGACTGGCGCGCATTTGCCTGCATCTGCTGGCGGGACTACTGACTTGCGCGCTGGTGTTCCCTTTTGCCGGTGAGACTGGCCGGGCGCGCTGCATCCGGCGCTGGTCGGTCAAATTGCTGGGATTGTGCCAGGTAGAGGTCGAGCTCATCGATGCGGCTGTCGGCGCCACGCCATCGCATGCGCTGATCGTCGCCAACCACATTTCCTGGCTGGATATTTTCGTCATCAATTCCTGGCATCCCTGCCGCTTCGTCGCCAAGGCGGATATCCGCGCCTGGCCGCTGTTGGGCTGGTTGTGCGAAAAGTCCGGGACGATTTTCATCGAACGTGGCAGCCTGCGCGCGGTACGGCATATTTATGCGGGACTGGTGCACCGCCTGCGTGATGGCGAACGTGTGGCTTTTTTCCCCGAAGGCACGACCAGTGTGCAGGGCAGCGTACTGCCCTTCCATTCCAACCTGTTCGAATCGGCGATCGAGGCGCAGGTGCCGGTACAACCGTTTGCCTTGCGTTACCTTAGCGTAGAGGGCGAGCCGGGGCGTTTTGGCGAAGCTAGTCGCTTTCATCCGGCGGTCACCTTTATCGACGACATGACTTTTGTCGAAAGCCTGCTGGTCATCCTCAAGGGGGGAAGGATCCGGGCAGAACTGGTGCGCCTGCCGCTGATCGAGACTGCGGGCGGCCATCGCCGCGACCTGGCGCAGGCTGCGCAGCGTGCCATCGCCGCCGAGGTGGCGGCCGCAGAGGGGCTGCGCGCGGCCTGA
- the waaA gene encoding lipid IV(A) 3-deoxy-D-manno-octulosonic acid transferase: MRRLYSFAWWLALPLVLARLWWRGRREPGYRRHVSERLGFYRGIDRSVAAGRPLLWVHAVSVGETRAAEPLIDSLLAAYPDAAVLLTHMTPTGRATGRALFGKHGARLVQSYLPYDTGWMVRRFLSHFQPRLCVLMETEVWPNLIAGCVRQHVPVMLVNARLSERSLAKAQRLSGLMREAARGFSCIAAQTEADAARLRQMGASNVHVTGSIKFDVAPPQEILIRGAALRGQIGSRPVLLCASTREGEEELILDALLQCDLQQALVVIVPRHPQRFDAVARMAALRNIMLCRRSELGSAWVGPEVRVLLGDSMGEMFAYYAACDVAFIGGSLLPLGGQNLIEACALGKPVLIGPHTHNFLTISADAVDAGAAIRVADAPAMLQQARRLLQADVERIVMGAKAKAYAEQHRGATARTMALLKPLID, translated from the coding sequence ATGCGCCGGCTGTATTCATTCGCCTGGTGGCTCGCGCTGCCGCTGGTGCTGGCGCGCCTGTGGTGGCGCGGCCGCAGGGAACCCGGCTACCGGCGGCATGTGAGCGAACGCCTCGGCTTTTATCGCGGCATTGATCGCAGCGTTGCGGCCGGTCGTCCCCTGTTATGGGTGCATGCGGTTTCGGTCGGCGAGACGCGGGCGGCAGAGCCGCTGATCGACAGCCTGCTGGCTGCCTATCCGGATGCGGCCGTGCTGCTGACGCACATGACGCCGACCGGTCGCGCCACCGGCCGTGCCTTGTTCGGCAAACACGGCGCGCGCCTCGTGCAATCCTACCTGCCTTACGATACCGGCTGGATGGTGCGGCGTTTTCTCTCGCATTTCCAGCCCCGCCTGTGCGTATTGATGGAGACTGAAGTCTGGCCGAACCTGATTGCCGGTTGCGTGCGTCAGCATGTCCCGGTGATGTTGGTCAATGCCCGCTTGTCGGAACGTTCGCTGGCCAAGGCACAGCGCCTGTCGGGCCTGATGCGGGAAGCGGCGCGGGGATTTTCCTGTATTGCCGCCCAGACCGAGGCCGACGCGGCGCGTCTGCGCCAGATGGGCGCCAGCAACGTGCATGTCACCGGCAGCATCAAGTTCGATGTCGCGCCGCCGCAGGAAATACTGATCCGTGGCGCTGCCTTGCGTGGCCAGATCGGCAGTCGTCCGGTATTGTTGTGCGCCAGCACGCGCGAAGGCGAAGAGGAATTGATCCTGGACGCGCTGCTGCAATGCGACCTGCAGCAGGCGCTGGTGGTCATCGTGCCGCGTCATCCACAGCGTTTCGATGCAGTCGCGCGTATGGCGGCCCTGCGCAATATCATGCTGTGCCGCCGTTCTGAACTGGGCAGCGCCTGGGTCGGGCCGGAGGTGCGTGTGCTGCTGGGAGACTCGATGGGCGAGATGTTCGCCTATTATGCGGCCTGCGATGTCGCTTTCATCGGCGGCAGCCTGCTGCCATTGGGCGGGCAGAACCTGATCGAAGCCTGCGCACTCGGCAAGCCGGTGCTGATCGGCCCGCATACCCATAATTTCCTGACCATCAGCGCCGATGCCGTGGATGCCGGCGCCGCCATCCGCGTCGCCGATGCGCCCGCCATGCTGCAGCAGGCGCGACGCCTGCTGCAGGCCGACGTCGAGCGCATCGTGATGGGCGCCAAGGCCAAGGCGTATGCCGAACAGCACCGCGGCGCCACCGCCAGGACGATGGCCTTGCTCAAGCCGCTGATCGATTAA